The Montipora capricornis isolate CH-2021 chromosome 3, ASM3666992v2, whole genome shotgun sequence genome window below encodes:
- the LOC138041468 gene encoding chemerin-like receptor 2 isoform X2: MVCLLCVPLTIYINFHYPREYRSTDHGLCKLSRFMQNLGPVLSISLLTAISIDRYMTFVKQEFSRSQRSWYFKPSWLTLFAWVYGTSQNLPVFHTADVSPIKFNNSTTVYYCSTTQGSTLQGKIVLFASFLFGFLIPLVAMVTSYICVVRVVWTRDRRFSSSRTPRDIAIANAKILERSRKRVLRVLLSVVFCFFACWLPFAVYHGILERYLKEPPNPMDAIRLTTYGFGLANSMCNPFVYYFSVGGKTFKAAKRRFVELMGGRTIRQWLSVQGSTYTSRTTGDYEVPSKIIELGFDQSSDDYLKNNLSDNCCAEFAFNESCKQSHEFIDTRL, encoded by the exons ATGGTGTGCCTGCTATGCGTACCGCTGACCATCTATATTAACTTTCACTACCCCCGAGAGTATCGTTCAACCGACCATGGCCTGTGTAAGTTATCGAGATTTATGCAG AACCTTGGACCTGTACTTTCAATCAGCCTATTGACAGCCATAAGTATCGACCGTTACATGACATTTGTCAAGCAAGAATTTTCTCGCAGTCAAAGGTCTTGGTACTTCAAACCATCTTGGTTAACTCTCTTTGCCTGGGTGTACGGCACAAGTCAAAACCTCCCTGTCTTTCACACGGCCGATGTTTCTCCTATCAAGTTTAACAACAGTACAACGGTGTATTATTGCAGTACAACGCAGGGAAGTACTCTTCAAGGAAAGATTGTCCTTTTTGCTTCATTCTTGTTTGGTTTTCTTATTCCCTTGGTGGCAATGGTCACATCGTACATTTGTGTTGTAAGAGTGGTATGGACAAGAGATCGGAGATTTTCATCTTCCAGAACTCCTAGAGACATTGCTATTGCAAATGCAAAGATCTTAGAAAGATCGCGAAAGAGGGTTCTGCGAGTATTGTTGAGTGTTGTCTTTTGCTTTTTTGCTTGTTGGCTGCCGTTTGCTGTCTATCATGGAATCTTAGAACGATATCTCAAAGAACCCCCAAACCCTATGGATGCTATTCGACTCACCACTTATGGCTTTGGATTGGCAAACTCAATGTGCAATCCGTTTGTTTACTATTTTAGTGTTGGAGGAAAGACATTTAAAGCTGCAAAAAGAAGATTCGTCGAGTTAATGGGAGGAAGAACAATAAGACAATGGCTGAGCGTTCAAGGAAGTACCTATACTTCAAGGACAACTGGTGACTACGAAGTACCGAGTAAAATCATTGAGTTGGGTTTCGATCAAAGCAGTGACGATTACTTAAAAAACAACCTGTCCGATAACTGTTGTGCTGAATTTGCATTTAATGAATCTTGTAAACAATCTCACGAATTTATCGATACAAGACTATGA
- the LOC138041468 gene encoding galanin receptor type 1-like isoform X1 gives MANYLTDVQPWNFQSEAFVITMALYGLIFVIGIIGNGIVVAFITALRRRGQKSSVQLFLLHLAISDLMVCLLCVPLTIYINFHYPREYRSTDHGLCKLSRFMQNLGPVLSISLLTAISIDRYMTFVKQEFSRSQRSWYFKPSWLTLFAWVYGTSQNLPVFHTADVSPIKFNNSTTVYYCSTTQGSTLQGKIVLFASFLFGFLIPLVAMVTSYICVVRVVWTRDRRFSSSRTPRDIAIANAKILERSRKRVLRVLLSVVFCFFACWLPFAVYHGILERYLKEPPNPMDAIRLTTYGFGLANSMCNPFVYYFSVGGKTFKAAKRRFVELMGGRTIRQWLSVQGSTYTSRTTGDYEVPSKIIELGFDQSSDDYLKNNLSDNCCAEFAFNESCKQSHEFIDTRL, from the exons GATTGATCTTTGTCATTGGAATTATTGGTAATGGGATCGTGGTTGCTTTTATCACAGCTTTACGCCGTCGAGGTCAGAAATCCTCTGTTCAGCTGTTTCTTCTTCACTTGGCCATATCTGATTTGATGGTGTGCCTGCTATGCGTACCGCTGACCATCTATATTAACTTTCACTACCCCCGAGAGTATCGTTCAACCGACCATGGCCTGTGTAAGTTATCGAGATTTATGCAG AACCTTGGACCTGTACTTTCAATCAGCCTATTGACAGCCATAAGTATCGACCGTTACATGACATTTGTCAAGCAAGAATTTTCTCGCAGTCAAAGGTCTTGGTACTTCAAACCATCTTGGTTAACTCTCTTTGCCTGGGTGTACGGCACAAGTCAAAACCTCCCTGTCTTTCACACGGCCGATGTTTCTCCTATCAAGTTTAACAACAGTACAACGGTGTATTATTGCAGTACAACGCAGGGAAGTACTCTTCAAGGAAAGATTGTCCTTTTTGCTTCATTCTTGTTTGGTTTTCTTATTCCCTTGGTGGCAATGGTCACATCGTACATTTGTGTTGTAAGAGTGGTATGGACAAGAGATCGGAGATTTTCATCTTCCAGAACTCCTAGAGACATTGCTATTGCAAATGCAAAGATCTTAGAAAGATCGCGAAAGAGGGTTCTGCGAGTATTGTTGAGTGTTGTCTTTTGCTTTTTTGCTTGTTGGCTGCCGTTTGCTGTCTATCATGGAATCTTAGAACGATATCTCAAAGAACCCCCAAACCCTATGGATGCTATTCGACTCACCACTTATGGCTTTGGATTGGCAAACTCAATGTGCAATCCGTTTGTTTACTATTTTAGTGTTGGAGGAAAGACATTTAAAGCTGCAAAAAGAAGATTCGTCGAGTTAATGGGAGGAAGAACAATAAGACAATGGCTGAGCGTTCAAGGAAGTACCTATACTTCAAGGACAACTGGTGACTACGAAGTACCGAGTAAAATCATTGAGTTGGGTTTCGATCAAAGCAGTGACGATTACTTAAAAAACAACCTGTCCGATAACTGTTGTGCTGAATTTGCATTTAATGAATCTTGTAAACAATCTCACGAATTTATCGATACAAGACTATGA